The genomic region GCATCGTAGCCGCCCTTCAGGCTGAAGGTGAACACGGCGCCGGCACCCTTCGGCGCGTATTTGCGCGCGAGCTGGTTGTACTTGTCGCTTGCAAGGCCCGCATAGTTCACCGCGGCCACCGCCGGATGGCCGGCGAGGAATTCGGCGACCGCTTTCGCATTGTCGCAGTGCTTCTGCATGCGCAGCGGCAATGTCTCGATGCCGGTGAGGATCATGAAGGCGTTGAACGGCGACAGCGCGGGTCCGAGGTCGCGCAGGCCGAGCACGCGGCAGGCGATCGCGAAGGCGAAATTGCCAAACGTCTCCTGGAGCCGGATGCCGTGATATTCGGGCCGCGGCTCCGATAGCATCGGATATTTGCCGCCTGTCGACCAGTCGAAAGTGCCGGCATCGACGATGATGCCGCCGATCGAATTGCCGTGGCCGCCGAGAAATTTCGTCAGCGAGTGCACGACGATGTCGGCGCCGTGGTCGATCGGGCGGATCAGATAGGGCGAGGCCAGCGTATTGTCGACGATCAGCGGGACGCCCGCCTTGCGCGCCACCGTCGAGATCGCCTCGATGTCGGTGATGCTGCCGGCGGGATTGGCGATGGACTCGATGAAGATCGCTTTCGTGCGCGGCGTGACCGCGCGTTCGAAGCTCGCGATGTCGTCGGGATCGGCCCACACCACGTTCCAGCCGAAGCTCTTGAACGCGTGGGTGAACTGGTTGATGGAGCCGCCATAGAGCTTTCGCGCGGCGATGAACTCGTCGCCGGGCTGGAGCAATTGCTGCAACACCACGACCTGCGCGGCATGGCCCGAGGCCACCGCCAGCGCGGCCGTGCCGCCTTCGAGTGCTGCGACGCGCTCTTCCAGCACCGCGTTGGTGGGATTGCCGATGCGGGTATAGATGTTGCCGAAGGCCTGCAGGCCGAACAGAGAGGCGGCGTGGTCGGCGTCGTTGAAGACGAACGACGTCGTTTGATAGATCGGAGGTCGCGCGCGCACCAGTGGTGGGATCGGGCTGTGCACCGGCATGCACGGCGAGGGTCGAAAATCCCGGAAGGCGATCGCTCATTGAGGGCGTCCTGTTGTCGTGGTCTGAAATCGCGCGGCATGCTGATTGGCGCCGCGGCTGCCGTCAAGGCGCGGCTTCACATCGGAACGATCGTGCTACGCATTGTCGCGTTCGCGAAATGAAACCTTCGCAACTGCGTCAGCTTTGCTCGGTCTTGTTTTTGGCGGCGCGGTCCGATGCCGCGGTTTCGCCGCCGCCGACACTCATCCGATTGAGGGATAGCCGCATGCCCTGCGTCGGCACCGGAGCGCGTTTCGAGCTCAGCGTGCGTGAATTGACGCCCATCCACGAGATCTCCGACGACAGGCGGCCATATTCGATCTTGGGGCAGCGGTTCATCACCACCTTGATACCGACCGATTCCGCCTTCAGCGCCGCCGCGTCGTCGCGTGCCCCCAACTGCATCCAGATCACCATCGGCAGCGGATCGAGCGTGAGGGCTTCCTCGACCACGGGCATGATGTGGCTGGAGTTGCGGAAAATGTCGATCATGTCGACGGGACGGCCGATGTCGGACAGCGAGGCGACGAAGGGTTTTCCGAGCAGCTCCTTGCCGACATGGCCGGGATTGACCGGGATCATGTCGTAGCCACGCTGGGCCAGATATTTGAACGCGAAATAGCTCGGCCGCACGTTGGCCGGCGAGGCGCCGACCATCGCGATCGATTTCACGTTGTTGAGGATGCCCCGGATGTAATTGTCGGGATAGGCGTCGTGGTTCATTGGCTCATCTTTTCGGGCTCATCTTTCGCCGTCATTGCGAGGAGCGAAGCGACGAAGCAATCCAGTCTGTCTCCGAGGAGGGATTCTGGATTGCTTCGCTTCGCTCGCAATGACGAATTACTCATCCCGCCATGTCGGCGTGCGCTTCTCGATGAAGGCGCCAATGCCTTCCTCGGCGTCGCGCGCCATCATGTTCTCGGTCATCACCTCTGCCGCATAGCGATAGGCATCTGCAAGGTTCATCTCGGCCTGGCGGTAGAACGCCTCCTTGCCGAGCTTGACGGTATAGGCGGATTTCAGCGCGACCTGTTCGGCGAGCGCAATGGCGGCATGGCGCTCGCTGCCGGCGGCGACGACACGATTGACGAGCCCGATCTCGCGAGCGCGTGCGGCCGGGATCGGCTCGCCTGTCAGCAACATCTCCATCGCCTGCTTGCGCGGCACATTGCGCGACAGCGCCACCATTGGCGTCGAGCAGAACAGGCCGATGTCGACGCCCGGAGTGGCGAAGTGTGCTGCTTCCGAGGCGATCGCGAGATCGCAGCTGGCCACGAGCTGGCAGCCGGCGGCAGTGGCGATGCCCTGAACGGATGCGACCACGGGCTTGGGCAGGTGCACGATCGCCTGCATCATCGCGCTGCAGGCGGTCATCATCTCGGCGAAGAAGGCACGGCCGCGATCCGGGTCGCCGCGACGCGCGGTCAGCTCCTTCATGTCGTGGCCGGCGGAGAAGGCGGGACCGTTGGCCGCGATCACGACGCCGCGGACGGACTTGTCGTCGCGGATCTCGTTGAGCTCGGCATGCAGGCTTGCGATCATCGCCGCCGACAGGCTGTTGCGGGCGGCCGGGCGGTTCAGGGTCAGGACCGCGATAGGGCCGACGGTCTCGCGCAGCAGGATCGGCAGTTGCGGGGAGGGGGCGCGGGCGGCCTGGACGGACATCAAAGCGTTTCCGGTTGGATTATTGCGATTGGATGACGCAGATAACTTAATGTAACAGGGGACGTGAAGCGAGGGTGAGGGGCAGCATGGCGTTAGCGAAAATGAGCGTGGCGGAGCTCGAGCAGTTCCTCCGCAACGAGTTTCCCCAGGCCTTCAGCGGCGACGACATCACGATCGAGAGCGCGGACGGTCAGGCCTGCCTTTTGCGTCAGCGCTATAGCGAAAAGATGCTGCGGCCGGGTGGAACCGTGTCCGGCCCGACCCTGATGGCGCTCGCCGATTTCGCGATGTACGTGGTGCTGTTGTCCGCGATCGGGCCGATCGGGCTCGCGGTGACCACCAATCTCAACATTAACTTCCTGCGCAAGGGCCAGCCCGGGCAGGACGTGCTGGCGGAGGCGCGGCTGCTCAAGCTCGGCAAGCGCCTCGCAGTCGGTGAGGTGAAGCTATTGTCCGGCACCTCGCCCGATCCGATTGCGCATGTCACCTCGACCTATTCCATTCCAAACGTTTGAACTTTTTACGGGTATCTTAATACCATATTTCTAAGTCGTTGATATTGAACAAGTAAATTCCGCCTTTGGGCATTGACCGCGGCGCCTCTGTTCTCTAAAAAACCGCCAGTCCGGTGCGGTGTTCGCGCCGATGCTCCCCGTTCACGGAAACTCTGACATGAAAACCTTTTCGGCAAAGCCGGCTGAGGTGACGAAGAAGTGGGTACTGATCGACGCCAAGGGTCTGGTCGTCGGCCGTCTCGCCACCATCGTCGCCATGCGCCTGCGCGGCAAGCACCTCCCGACCTACACCCCGCACGTTGATTGCGGCGACAACATCATCATCATCAACGCGCAGCATGCGGTTCTCACCGGCCGCAAGCGCGAGCAGAAGACCTATTACAAGCACACCGGCTATGTCGGCCACGTCAAGGAGCGCACCGCGCGCCAGATCCTCGAGGGCAAGCATCCCGAGCGCGTGCTGGAGAAGGCCGTCGAGCGCATGATCCCGCGTGGCCCGCTCGGTCGCGTCCAGATGGGCAACCTGCGCGTCTATGGCGGCGCCGATCATCCGCACGAGGCCCAGACGCCCGAGAAGATCGACATCGCCAAGTTGAACCGCAAGAACACGAGGGCCGCATAACATGGCCGAATCCATCCAGTCGCTCGACCAGCTCTCGCAGCTCAAGACGGCGGCCGCGCCCGACGCGCCCAAGCACGAGAAGAAAGTCGACAAGTTCAACCGCGCCTATGCCACCGGCAAGCGCAAGGACGCGGTCGCCCGCGTCTGGATCAAGCCAGGCGCCGGCAAGGTCACGGTCAACGCGCGCGAGGTCGAGGTCTATTTCGCCCGTCCCGTGCTGCGCATGATGATCGAGCAGCCGTTCTCCGTGGCCGCGCGGTCCGGCCAGTATGACGTGATCTGCACCGTCGCCGGCGGTGGTCTGTCCGGCCAGGCCGGTGCCGTCCGTCACGGCATCTCCAAGGCACTGACCTATTTCGAGCCGGAGCTGCGCACCGTGCTCAAAAAGGGCGGCTTCCTCACCCGCGACTCCCGGGTGGTCGAGCGCAAGAAGTACGGCAAGGCCAAGGCCCGCCGGTCCTTCCAGTTCTCGAAGCGTTAATCGCATCGGTCGCATTCGTCGCGAAAGCGGCTTCAATGAGATGCAAAAGGGCGCTGATTTCAGCGCCCTTTTTGCTGTTCGTTTGTATGCAAATTGATGGCGTGTTTCCTGAAAACTTGGGCTCGCATGAAAACCTGAATGGAACCCGCGGGACATAGCGTCGCTTTTGGAAGGGCGCGCAAATCGGTTGATCCGATCGCGTAACTGCTATGTCTAGAAGGGGGCCGACATGATGTCGCTCGATAGCATCACGCTCTATTTGGTCGCCACCATGGTCGCCGCACTGCTCGGCGCCATGATGGTGTTTTTCGGAAGGCAGGAGAATAGCGCTGCGCTGAAATGGTGGG from Bradyrhizobium lupini harbors:
- a CDS encoding CoA-binding protein, yielding MNHDAYPDNYIRGILNNVKSIAMVGASPANVRPSYFAFKYLAQRGYDMIPVNPGHVGKELLGKPFVASLSDIGRPVDMIDIFRNSSHIMPVVEEALTLDPLPMVIWMQLGARDDAAALKAESVGIKVVMNRCPKIEYGRLSSEISWMGVNSRTLSSKRAPVPTQGMRLSLNRMSVGGGETAASDRAAKNKTEQS
- the rplM gene encoding 50S ribosomal protein L13, whose protein sequence is MKTFSAKPAEVTKKWVLIDAKGLVVGRLATIVAMRLRGKHLPTYTPHVDCGDNIIIINAQHAVLTGRKREQKTYYKHTGYVGHVKERTARQILEGKHPERVLEKAVERMIPRGPLGRVQMGNLRVYGGADHPHEAQTPEKIDIAKLNRKNTRAA
- a CDS encoding enoyl-CoA hydratase, yielding MSVQAARAPSPQLPILLRETVGPIAVLTLNRPAARNSLSAAMIASLHAELNEIRDDKSVRGVVIAANGPAFSAGHDMKELTARRGDPDRGRAFFAEMMTACSAMMQAIVHLPKPVVASVQGIATAAGCQLVASCDLAIASEAAHFATPGVDIGLFCSTPMVALSRNVPRKQAMEMLLTGEPIPAARAREIGLVNRVVAAGSERHAAIALAEQVALKSAYTVKLGKEAFYRQAEMNLADAYRYAAEVMTENMMARDAEEGIGAFIEKRTPTWRDE
- a CDS encoding PaaI family thioesterase; the encoded protein is MALAKMSVAELEQFLRNEFPQAFSGDDITIESADGQACLLRQRYSEKMLRPGGTVSGPTLMALADFAMYVVLLSAIGPIGLAVTTNLNINFLRKGQPGQDVLAEARLLKLGKRLAVGEVKLLSGTSPDPIAHVTSTYSIPNV
- the rpsI gene encoding 30S ribosomal protein S9, which codes for MAESIQSLDQLSQLKTAAAPDAPKHEKKVDKFNRAYATGKRKDAVARVWIKPGAGKVTVNAREVEVYFARPVLRMMIEQPFSVAARSGQYDVICTVAGGGLSGQAGAVRHGISKALTYFEPELRTVLKKGGFLTRDSRVVERKKYGKAKARRSFQFSKR